Below is a window of Sulfurisphaera ohwakuensis DNA.
CACTAACTATATAGATCCCGTTTTCGCTTAATGTTACCCTATATTTTCTATAATCAATCACTGGTAATTGCCACTCTTTATCAAATTTCCTTAACTCAGATATCCACTGGTTAATTAAGACCTTAGGGACTATTAATAAAATCCTTTTAACTCCCCTATTCTTAATTAATTGATCCATTATCATTATTCCTTCTATTGTCTTCCCGAGTCCCACATCATCGGCTACTAGAAACCTTACTGGATCCCTTGCGAGAAGCCTATAAAATATTTCAGCCTGATGAATGTAAGGCTCATAATCCCCTCCGGTTAAAAGAGGATACCTAAATAAAGGATGAGATTCCTTTAATTTATCTAAGTAGAAAAGGATAAATTCACTCATAGAGGTCACGAAAAGATTTACTAACTCTAAAAGTATCTATTATGTTATTTCTCCTTGAGTATCTACTTAGAAATTCCGTATACCAAAACTGTAAGCTGAACTCATCCATTCCTATTATTATCTTCCCTAGCTTATTAATTCTCGTAGCATAAACTTTTCTAATGGTTTGTCTCACGCCACCATAAATTATCATAATTTTAAACAATCTCTCGTTCTCAGTCCTTATAGTTTTCTTAGTCCTCTTATATTCAACATTAACGTTCTTAAGAATTATATCATAAATTTCATTCAGGCTCACAGCAGCCTTAAAGACTCGCGAGCTACTACTGTTTCTTACAATGTAATAATAAATCCTATTAGGGCTAGTTTCTCTTATGAGGTACTCCATCTTAACACACCTTAACTCTTACTTTTATAATCCCTTTACTAATTAAGTCGTTAATTTCCTCAACTTTATTTATCTCTTTAATTTCCTCAACTTTTATCTTAAGTGAGCCAGAAACCTTAGACTTCAAACCTATCAAGCTTAATAGGGGATTTAAGAAATTAACGAAATCGAGAATACTAGACCCTAAAGGCTTAGCACTCACAAAAATTTTCCTATTAGGGTCTTCTACGTTAATTTCACCCTCTAAGACCTTTTTACCGATTATTAACGAGTTCAACTTGGTAATCACAGTCCTTATATCATTAACATTTATTATATCTATCTCAGAAATCTTTGAATCTTTATTTAACTGGTCTACAATCCTCTCGCACTCGTTTCGCCTTAACCTAGTGACTACTTCAACCCTCTTCTCCTTATTATCATATTTAGCATTTACAATAATTATACCGTCTTGATTTAACGTAATCCTCAGAGTAGTCTGAAAATCTGGGACTCCCTCAGTTACGTCTAGTACTCCATAATTACTACTTAAGTATACCTTAGAGTTAAAATTGCCTACTTTTTTCACTGCTATTTTAACTTCCTTTACTTCACCGGGCAAGCCTTCGACCTCTTTAGGCTCAGCATACAACTCTATACCGACCTCCAAAGTTTCCTCAACTAGTCTAATCTCTCCTATCTTAAATTTAACAAACCAGTTTTCATCTTTCTTAAGTTCTTTTAGGGGTATTCTAGCGCCATCGGGTAATTCTAATACATAATACCTCTTAATCACTTTATCGCCTTCCTCTATGATTTTCTCTTGAGATACCAGTTCGTCGATCTCTTTCTCTGCAGCGTCTTTAGCTGGCAAGATTATTGAAGCCTCATCAACTAATATTTCTCCCATGCCTTCATATTTCTTATAATAAACTCCCCCCCTAGTCATAACGCCTACTTCTAACTTCTCCACGCCGTTACGTATAGCGTTATAAATTGCCGAATCTGTGACGAAAGGTAAAGAAGGATTAGTGTAAAATACCTCCCTTAAGTCCTTAACCGAAAATGATTTACTTGTTATATTAATCCCTATATTATCCAGATACCTTTTTAACGTTTCAAAGTCGAAATTCTCTTCACGAACTATTTTAACCTCATCAATTAACGTGCTTTCGACTTGCTGAAGTAACGTCTTTTCTCCTCCTTTCAAGTCTACTATTCTAACTTCATTATTTCCAGTGGGATAAGCTACTTTATCGAAATATTGAAATATTTGATTATATATTGCATTTTCTAAACTATTTACATACTCACGTAATATTTTATCAGCGTATTCCCTAGAAATTTTATCACTATAATAAGGTGTTACATCCATTTTAGAACAAGAAATATACCTTCTCGTATAGTCTTCTATTTTATCCCTATTAGATCCTATGGATGGGAATAGTAACGTTATAGTATTGGAATATCTCCTTAAGCTCTCTGTCCTTCCAGAGGGTACATAGTATAATATTTTCCTCGCAACTTCTTCAGAAGCTTTAAGTACCTCATTGATATCCCTACAACCTTGACATACTGGCTTACTTAATATTGCAAGGTAATATGATGGTTCGTCAACGTTAACTAATTCATTCTTATTTCTAAGTATAGTCCTATACAATTTTAGTAAAAATCCGCTGACAGTTTTCTTACCCTTCTTTTGTACAACGTCTATCGGAGTTTCAGCTAATTCGAGCATAATATTATTTAACTTCTCCTCTACCTCAGCCTGCGGCACTTTACTTGCATCTTTTTCACATATCGTTTTAGGATCTAAGAAATAAGTAACCCAATATCTCCCCTTATCATTCATAATATATGGGATAATCATATCAACATTCTTCGAATTGCTACTAATACTCTCTAAAATCTCCTTCACATCAGATGGGAGCATACCTATTGAGTTAAGGTATTCTGGGTCAAGAACTGAAGTAATTATTTCCTTATCATCAGGTAATGCAGAAGCAAGTTGACCCGCATCTAACCCTAACTGGTAATAATATGTTGTAATAAATATATAATTTGCTAATAAAAACACTATTTCCAATCCCTTAGATCTCTGAATGATAGTGTCTGCAACTGTACCATAATTCTTGAAATTCTTCAGTAGTAAATCGTGTATCTGAGGATCTTTTATACTTATATCCGATGGTAAAATTAAACTCCTTGTAAGTTTATAGTTCCATAAGTCCCTTATTACATACCTAGTTATCTTTATACCCTCGCGAGTACCTTGAAGATGCATATTCCCTTCTAATAACCTCTTTAAAGCCTCAACATAAAGTGGATGGAAAGGATAAGTTCTCGCAATATCCTGGACTATGGAAACGTCAACGTAGTCTCTATACTGATCGGCTAACTTCTGGTATTTGCCTACTACATTACTCTTAACAGCCTCATTTACTTCTTTGAATATTCTCTTTATTAATACATTAGCTAAATCCGTAGATGTCTCTATAGGCGCTCTAAATGCCTTACCGCTTCTCTCTAACCTTTTAGCTAAAGCTTCTATAACTTCTGACTCGTATCCTGCCTCAATGTACCCTATAATATCTTGCTTATTAGGAGAAATCTCAATTTTAGCCGGGATTGTAGCTACTAACACTACTGGCAAATTAACGCCCATCGATGCTAAAGCTTCTAGGAATAGCAAACACTGCTCATAATACTCTTTATATCTGCCCTTTAATCTTAAAAGATAATAAGCTATCTCATCTACCAGAATAAGAACCCTTTCCCCTTTAAATAACCTCTCAAGATCGTCTTTTTGCGGAGTTATCATATCCTCATCAAATTTTTTAATTACATCATATTTTCCAAGTTTATTTGCAATATAACCCCATAAGGTCTTTATTTCAACATTACCATCCTTTAAGGGATCTACCGGTGATGGGGCGGTTCTGCTATCCTTACCCCCAATTCCTATTACTTTAACGCCTTCTAAAACATTAAGCCCAAACTCCTTCGCTATTTTAGGATTACTAAAAGCGTGATACAGCAAAAGTAGAGTATGTGTCTTACCACCTCCGAATAAGGAATATATCGTTATAGTAGTCCCTTTACCTTGGCTTAAAGCGTTAGTTATTTCATTAACTAAAATCCTCATGGAGTCAGTTATGTACGTAACAGAGAAGAACTCTTTAGAGTCTAAATAAATTGATGGGGCATTCCCAACTATAACATCACTGAGTTCAGGAGCCATCTGATCGTCCAAGCTAGGATTAAATACGTCTTCCCTTACTTTATTCTCGTAAACTAAGTCAGCCATTTAACCACCTCTCTATACCTACTTTTTCACCAGACAAACGCTTAGAGGGTTCCTTCTCTATGTCGTTATCCGGTAAGACTTTCGCAAAGACCTTTGCAATAGCTAAAGCCTCATCTACGAAACGAGTCCTCTCTCTGAGCTTCTCAATCTCATCCTTAAGCTTATCGGAATATTTTAACGAGACGTATTCAAGGTAATGGAAGACTTGAATCGGATTAGAGAAATCATATTTACCTTGAAGGACCATCTTCACTTCTGGAAGTCGTTCTAATGCGGTAATTGCATCTTGATCTTGTTCAGGCTCTACTAAAGCTATTGTATCCTTGCTATCTGCAACGCTAATAACTCCTTTACTTTGTAAATCTTTAAAATCTAAACTACCAGATGAGATGTTCAAAAATACCAGGCTATTGTTATCCAATTTCCTCACCCCTTTCTTAGGCGGAGGGAGTAAGAGTTTAACTAAAACGTAATAAACCGTATAGGGATCTGAAATCCTCACACCTATTCCCTTTGATAACCCTTCAATTATTGCTTGTGCAGTGGTAGGAAAGACGTAGTTTGTAACCAGATCTTCGACTGCGTTTATTCCTTCCCCTCTTAAACCTAAGATTTTTTCGTATTGAGTAAACACACTGAGAACCTTTCCTAAGACTTCTATATAAGTATCTATAGAGAGCTTAAGCTTCTGTTTGGTTAGCATAGTTGATACCCAGTCAGAAACTTTTGAAATAGCCTCCTTTCTGACCTCTTGAATATGCTTAGCACCTTCAGCTTTTTTTCTCCATACTATAACTATTGATTTATCTAATGAGATTGTAGTGTTGCGGGCAGTTATTCTTGTCTCATCTTCTGTCGTTATTGCATGAGTTGCAGTTATCCTAAACTTTGAAACATACCAGCCCGCATAAAGTAGAGATATCCAAGCATCTGGAGACGTATGATTGTAGAAAGTAATTAATAAGCCATCATCCTTCAAAATTTCAGTTAGTTTATTAAATGCTTGAGCAAGTCTATTTCTAAAATACTCATAAGAACCTACACCATCTCCAAATGTCTTACTTCTTTCTTCATCTACTCCTATATCTTTTGGTACAAATTCCTCCCATTGTGTACTATAGGGAAACGGAATTATCCTTTTTAACCATACGTAATAAAAGTCGCTTACTTCTGGGTACGGGACGTCATCAGCATAAGGTGGATCAGTAACTATGACATCTACTTTATTACTTAAAGTCAATTCGTTTACATCAAAATTAAGAATTTCAACTTGTGAATTAGAATTAGTTTGTATCAAATATTCTAACCCTTCAATTATATGATCTAAACTCCTTGTTAATGAGCCTATTATGTCAGCTAAAGGAGAAATCTCGACCCAGTTCCATGTAAATGCAAATCCTCTAAATGTTAATGCATGAGCAATAAATGTTCTGTTAGGGTGAACTGATGATAGCATACAGTTATGCCTTATATGGTTTAGGAATGCTATAGTTAAATATGTTATTATTGCTTCCTTGTATTCCTCATCTCCTTCTATCTTTTCCCTAAGTTCATTCAGTTTAGTAATAATTTTAGAGAACATTATTAATTGTCTTGCATTAAAAAGTTTATAGAATTTATTCATTCCCCATGCTACAGTTGTCCTTCTTGATGCATACTCAGCTACCTTTTCAATTGGTATATGGTTAATATCAATGTCTCTTAATTTTTCAAAGCTTCTCCAAAAGATCTCTCTATCCTCATCCTCAACTTCACTAAATTCTAAGTCTTTTCCCTCTCCCTTAAACTTAACTAAGAGTGTTGGCCTTGCTTTAGCGTTTTGTAACTCTTCTAGGCTAATCTCTCCATTTAGATATTTTTCATATTTTTCATTCCAGTCCTTTATCGCCTCCCTAACGTACCACTTATCTCCCTTACCAGGGAAAGTCGTGTTACAGAATAAGCATTTAGCATAACTCTTTTTTGCATTAACGTTTCCCTCTGGAACTCTATATTCCTTACCGTTAACTATTATTTTATCCTTAGTCTTCTTTGCGGATATAGTCTTCTTGTTAAGTTCTTTATTTAGATCAATTACCTCTATTCTTAGTCGCATGCCACTAACCTCCGGTTTCATGAAAACTAATCTTTTGAAATTACCAGACTTAACTTCTTCTTCACTCTCTCCTTCTTCCTCATCTTCACTCCCTTTTAATGCTAATAACCACCATTGACTAACTAAAGGAGTATAATTGCCACAGTGCGGGCACTTCACCTCCCATGTGCCCACGAAGCCCGAATACTCTCCATATAATTCTTTAACGTCATCTTCTAAGCTCTTAAGTAGTTCTTGTCCATACTTTTTAACGTCTTCAATGAGTTTTCTTCCGTACTTAGGGTATTCAAGTACTGCTTTTAAAAAGACATAAGCAGTTGGTAATAATTCGGAAGCAATTACCTTGCCTACATTCAACCTTTTAGCTTCAAGCGGAATTGAACCAAATCCGGCAAAAGGGTCTAAAATTGTGAAGTTTTTAAATTCATCATTTACTAAGGGTTGATATTTATGGGGAAGATTCTCCGATAATCTAATCATTCTCTTAAACTTATCAAGAGGATAATCTTCTGGAAGTAGTGATGCTGCAGTAAATGCCCTAGCGGAAATTAAGGGTTTCCTAGTCCACCAGAATATCATTTCCCAATAAACCGGCCTTCCTGGACCTTTTTCTTTTGCGGCTTTCTTGTCAATTTCAGGGATAAGCGAGGAGAACTTGTCACTCTCAATTAATCGTTTCTCCACACTAGTAAGAAAGAAAAGTAATTTATTAACTTTTCTATTTTTAAGACAGAGTGTTAAGTGAAAGTTAAATAAATGGTCAGAATCTAAACCCTAGATTTGTAATAATAAGATAGCGAATAATTGGCTTATAATTAGAATTCCTATAAACTCTATTCTAAGTTTAAACCCCGAGAACATATATACTAACTATAAGATTTCATAAGGCATGTATTTTGTGTTTAAACTCATCATTATTACTCTTAATATCGTCAATAAATCTATAACTAAAATTATGTTAAAAAAGACAAAAACTTATAATTTACTTAGTCTAAGATTTTGATATGAAGAAGTTATTAATTGAGAGTGATAACTTTTCGCTTATAGTACCAGAAATTGATAGAAAAGGGCCAGGAAGACCGCCGTTCTGGGAAATAGTATTCTGGTGGGGTAGAGAGCCTTTATTCTCAGCTAGGGCGTTTATAGCAGCAGCATTACTT
It encodes the following:
- a CDS encoding DUF1156 domain-containing protein, which translates into the protein MEKRLIESDKFSSLIPEIDKKAAKEKGPGRPVYWEMIFWWTRKPLISARAFTAASLLPEDYPLDKFKRMIRLSENLPHKYQPLVNDEFKNFTILDPFAGFGSIPLEAKRLNVGKVIASELLPTAYVFLKAVLEYPKYGRKLIEDVKKYGQELLKSLEDDVKELYGEYSGFVGTWEVKCPHCGNYTPLVSQWWLLALKGSEDEEEGESEEEVKSGNFKRLVFMKPEVSGMRLRIEVIDLNKELNKKTISAKKTKDKIIVNGKEYRVPEGNVNAKKSYAKCLFCNTTFPGKGDKWYVREAIKDWNEKYEKYLNGEISLEELQNAKARPTLLVKFKGEGKDLEFSEVEDEDREIFWRSFEKLRDIDINHIPIEKVAEYASRRTTVAWGMNKFYKLFNARQLIMFSKIITKLNELREKIEGDEEYKEAIITYLTIAFLNHIRHNCMLSSVHPNRTFIAHALTFRGFAFTWNWVEISPLADIIGSLTRSLDHIIEGLEYLIQTNSNSQVEILNFDVNELTLSNKVDVIVTDPPYADDVPYPEVSDFYYVWLKRIIPFPYSTQWEEFVPKDIGVDEERSKTFGDGVGSYEYFRNRLAQAFNKLTEILKDDGLLITFYNHTSPDAWISLLYAGWYVSKFRITATHAITTEDETRITARNTTISLDKSIVIVWRKKAEGAKHIQEVRKEAISKVSDWVSTMLTKQKLKLSIDTYIEVLGKVLSVFTQYEKILGLRGEGINAVEDLVTNYVFPTTAQAIIEGLSKGIGVRISDPYTVYYVLVKLLLPPPKKGVRKLDNNSLVFLNISSGSLDFKDLQSKGVISVADSKDTIALVEPEQDQDAITALERLPEVKMVLQGKYDFSNPIQVFHYLEYVSLKYSDKLKDEIEKLRERTRFVDEALAIAKVFAKVLPDNDIEKEPSKRLSGEKVGIERWLNG
- a CDS encoding DUF499 domain-containing protein, with the translated sequence MADLVYENKVREDVFNPSLDDQMAPELSDVIVGNAPSIYLDSKEFFSVTYITDSMRILVNEITNALSQGKGTTITIYSLFGGGKTHTLLLLYHAFSNPKIAKEFGLNVLEGVKVIGIGGKDSRTAPSPVDPLKDGNVEIKTLWGYIANKLGKYDVIKKFDEDMITPQKDDLERLFKGERVLILVDEIAYYLLRLKGRYKEYYEQCLLFLEALASMGVNLPVVLVATIPAKIEISPNKQDIIGYIEAGYESEVIEALAKRLERSGKAFRAPIETSTDLANVLIKRIFKEVNEAVKSNVVGKYQKLADQYRDYVDVSIVQDIARTYPFHPLYVEALKRLLEGNMHLQGTREGIKITRYVIRDLWNYKLTRSLILPSDISIKDPQIHDLLLKNFKNYGTVADTIIQRSKGLEIVFLLANYIFITTYYYQLGLDAGQLASALPDDKEIITSVLDPEYLNSIGMLPSDVKEILESISSNSKNVDMIIPYIMNDKGRYWVTYFLDPKTICEKDASKVPQAEVEEKLNNIMLELAETPIDVVQKKGKKTVSGFLLKLYRTILRNKNELVNVDEPSYYLAILSKPVCQGCRDINEVLKASEEVARKILYYVPSGRTESLRRYSNTITLLFPSIGSNRDKIEDYTRRYISCSKMDVTPYYSDKISREYADKILREYVNSLENAIYNQIFQYFDKVAYPTGNNEVRIVDLKGGEKTLLQQVESTLIDEVKIVREENFDFETLKRYLDNIGINITSKSFSVKDLREVFYTNPSLPFVTDSAIYNAIRNGVEKLEVGVMTRGGVYYKKYEGMGEILVDEASIILPAKDAAEKEIDELVSQEKIIEEGDKVIKRYYVLELPDGARIPLKELKKDENWFVKFKIGEIRLVEETLEVGIELYAEPKEVEGLPGEVKEVKIAVKKVGNFNSKVYLSSNYGVLDVTEGVPDFQTTLRITLNQDGIIIVNAKYDNKEKRVEVVTRLRRNECERIVDQLNKDSKISEIDIINVNDIRTVITKLNSLIIGKKVLEGEINVEDPNRKIFVSAKPLGSSILDFVNFLNPLLSLIGLKSKVSGSLKIKVEEIKEINKVEEINDLISKGIIKVRVKVC